One window of Pleurodeles waltl isolate 20211129_DDA chromosome 3_1, aPleWal1.hap1.20221129, whole genome shotgun sequence genomic DNA carries:
- the TSSC4 gene encoding U5 small nuclear ribonucleoprotein TSSC4 produces the protein MDEKGDSDSMQDIMAGRATDYVTTLSADADSLSDSDPDPDTCLADCAEVNTLSTEDEAAEPLLLDGVKPHSVLSSRQKTPPVQPFHLKGVTSTFNMRSQSIFDSLEGTANKAQSFKDTVPEWNFKRPLASGLSPQSPGSVTAQQARLRSCVPDYVAHPERWTKYSLEEVAESSDKTNSLVAENFIEDMRRRKVTEKGPVAPVSFTPAFNQDTSSSGAGRIVFAKPIKSESHKKSSDEGQKDQKTYKPVLGLEMAKIAAEWGEDEEAELEKVSPGNLKVKLEDGKDLNVSGADSDLEKRSSPELGFHCNKKRIKKNIRARISATEEEDSP, from the coding sequence ATGGATGAAAAGGGTGATAGTGATTCCATGCAGGATATCATGGCAGGGAGGGCCACTGATTATGTGACCACACTTTCTGCAGATGCAGATTCCCTCAGTGATTCAGACCCTGACCCAGATACATGCTTAGCTGATTGTGCTGAAGTGAACACACTCTCCACAGAGGATGAAGCAGCTGAGCCACTTTTACTAGATGGTGTGAAGCCTCACAGTGTTTTGAGTAGCAGGCAGAAGACTCCTCCTGTCCAACCCTTTCACCTGAAGGGTGTGACCTCAACATTCAACATGCGCAGCCAGAGCATCTTTGATAGCTTGGAAGGAACAGCAAATAAGGCTCAGTCATTTAAAGACACAGTTCCTGAGTGGAACTTCAAGCGCCCGCTGGCTTCTGGTCTTTCTCCCCAGAGCCCAGGTAGTGTCACTGCCCAGCAAGCCAGACTAAGGAGCTGTGTTCCAGATTACGTGGCTCACCCTGAGCGATGGACCAAATACAGTCTTGAGGAGGTAGCAGAGTCCAGCGACAAGACTAACTCCTTGGTAGCTGAAAACTTTATTGAGGACATGCGAAGAAGAAAGGTAACAGAGAAGGGCCCAGTTGCACCAGTCAGCTTCACCCCAGCTTTCAACCAGGATACTTCCAGCAGTGGAGCTGGAAGAATCGTATTTGCCAAGCCTATTAAAAGCGAGAGCCATAAGAAAAGCAGTGACGAGGGGCAAAAAGACCAGAAAACGTACAAACCTGTCTTGGGGCTGGAGATGGCCAAAATAGCTGCTGAGTGGGGGGAGGATGAAGAAGCGGAATTGGAAAAGGTGAGCCCTGGTAACCTCAAAGTGAAGCTGGAAGATGGGAAGGACCTCAATGTGTCTGGTGCTGACAGTGACCTGGAGAAAAGGTCTAGCCCGGAACTTGGATTCCATTGCAACAAAAAGAGGATAAAGAAGAACATCCGAGCCAGGATATCTGCCACGGAGGAAGAGGACTCACCCTAA